The following is a genomic window from Phaeodactylum tricornutum CCAP 1055/1 chromosome 31, whole genome shotgun sequence.
AGTACTGTCTGGTTCCAACTTTGAGATTGATAATCAACGGGTTTTTGACGAATTCAAGGAAGCAATCACTACAACCGGACCTGGTTGGTCTTTCATCAAGACGTACAACCGAAGCAAGGACGGTCGTGCTGCCATTTTGAAATTAAAGGAACAGGCAGAAGGAACATTAAACGAGTCCGTTTGCCGTGATGATGCCATCAAGATCCTGTCAACTACGACATACAATGGTCCGAGTCGTAACTGGAATATTGATATGCTGTTGCAGAAATTTCAGTATGTTATCTCGGAATTGGTCGAAATTGACGGAGTCGCGTTGCCGGATGGGCAGCTTGTGACTTATTTGGTCCAGGCATTGAAGGACCCAAGTCTGAGTTATGTTCGTGACACAATTCGCACCAATGCAACTTATCGGAACAGTTTTCCGgaagcgcagctttttgtgaagacttttgtgtcttcgtccacgagcaAATCCGAAAACACGCCTTGACAGGTCAATGATGTGCAAACATCAGGTAGTGGGGCCTCCGGTGGGAGTATGAAAGGAGGTACCGGGAAAGGAGCCAGCAAGCCGACTCCCTTCAAGGGTGCAGTCACGGCTCGCAGTTATACTCCGggagaatggaaaagtttgtccAAGGACCAACAGGAAAAAGTGCGATCGCTGCGTAATAAAAAGAAGCAAGGAGGGAAACCCGAGGAATCAGAGAGGAATGTTGACAGTGTAGCACGGGATGAGCCTGTGGACACTAAGGAAGTCCATACCAGCCGTGAAATGGAACCAACTTCAGATGCGGCTGGCCTGCAATTTGGCCGTGGTGCGTATAAGAAATCGGTCGGATTCACTGCAGACACCGCTTCTCCTTCCGAAAACGgaacgaagaagcagaaaacgCATCACAATGCGTGAAACGCGGCACCCAATGCCAGTGTTTCGGGGACTAAGCAATGCATTTTACCAGATTGAGTGATATTGAGCCTCACCTCTACACGCAGCATTTGTGATCTCAACGCATGCACTCATCTTGGTGAGGGCCGCTGTGAGTTGGATTCACATGCAGACACATGCGTGGCTGGGGCAAACACTGTCTTGATTGGTGAATCGCAGAAGTCCGTAACTGTGCGACCTTTCTCCAGTGAATATTCTGCACTGAAGAATATCCCCATTGGAACGGTTGCCACAGCTTACACAGTACCAGAAGACGGGAGAGTGGTGCTTCTTATTATTAATCAGGCCCTATTCTTTGGGGACAGATTGAAAAACACCCTATTGACCCCCAACCAGATGCGAGACTTTGGCATTGAAGTTGACAATGCCCCTCGGCAGTACGTCGCCAACTCCAAGCACTCTTTGTATGTTCCTGACTCCCAACTTCGGATTCCGCTGCAGCTGCGCGGTATATTCTCGTTTTTGGAGTCGCGGAAGCCCACGCAACAGGAACTTGACGAGTGTGAGCACATCATACTCACCTCTGATGTGCCGTGGGAGCCTTGCTCAGCGGACTTTGCCCGTCGAGAAGAAGAGGCCGCTAAGAGAGACCGGAGCGTATCATTGGTAGACACAACGGGACTTTCCACTGGCCACGCAATCCTATCAGCACACCCATATGGTATACGAACTGTTGCGGCTTCGCAGCGAATACTTGAGACTTTTTGTTCCTTGACAGAGGTTGAATTGTGCGAGACAAATCTGGCGGACCGCCTTATTGCCTGTGTTAATGTTGCGTCGGATGATTACTGTGGAGACGGGTTGGACGGTAGAGCTGACTTGGATGTGTACCCGGACTCAGAAGACTTCACTCGTGTCGTCTCAGGTATGACA
Proteins encoded in this region:
- a CDS encoding predicted protein; translation: MADADAPNAPEAGLAPAVAANAPGIVGDAQAAAYAAFAAAEAQMANALAVLAGEAPPDAQPFPPPPGVADIPVGLPPVVVDAPLIDPYDSLLMRAGMNYGTRKAFSKEGYGLMSDLVTLNQKRLESLIDMMNKKHRGKSFQGAIPLGLNLVAEDLEIDIGHKTKTTLKVILHWADLQKSLGLDVNAEDYTNVVGQLARERMDEEEKILEAAKKLTPSKPTTLKDMTKWRSFFENWNSYMSQCRSAAAIPLLYVYRTNEQPETALVGTYVNMDAYLVAQTVLSGSNFEIDNQRVFDEFKEAITTTGPGWSFIKTYNRSKDGRAAILKLKEQAEGTLNESVCRDDAIKILSTTTYNGPSRNWNIDMLLQKFQYVISELVEIDGVALPDGQLVTYLVQALKDPSLSYVNDVQTSGSGASGGSMKGGTGKGASKPTPFKGAVTARSYTPGEWKSLSKDQQEKVRSLRNKKKQGGKPEESERNVDSVARDEPVDTKEVHTSREMEPTSDAAGLQFGRDTCVAGANTVLIGESQKSVTVRPFSSEYSALKNIPIGTVATAYTVPEDGRVVLLIINQALFFGDRLKNTLLTPNQMRDFGIEVDNAPRQYVANSKHSLYVPDSQLRIPLQLRGIFSFLESRKPTQQELDECEHIILTSDVPWEPCSADFARREEEAAKRDRSVSLVDTTGLSTGHAILSAHPYGIRTVAASQRILETFCSLTEVELCETNLADRLIACVNVASDDYCGDGLDGRADLDVYPDSEDFTRVVSVYDGSKEQGGGKHWKEIEQRHHIHRHVTEPHSQWQNRAEGEIREIKKAVRHQLQVSRAPQRLWCFCCEWVSAIRRLTAHDIPALNGRVATELLEGDTPDISEYAQFDCHRK